The following are encoded in a window of Thermodesulfobacteriota bacterium genomic DNA:
- a CDS encoding AAA family ATPase: MKLKSVKIHNFRGIIEQEIVLKNYTLLVGPNNAGKSCVIDAIRAFYEKDGFKYKKEHDFPHLGSTDEESWIELTFSLNKEEHDSLPDHYKIAQQELTVRKYFQTESKTHDGKPSAGSIFAYKTDGSLSNEPFFGAKNVQSGKFGDLVYIPAISKVDEHAKLSGPSALRDLLTDIMSDVVEAGKAYVDFTSNVQTFADSIRDEKTADDRSLSGFETELNALLEPWETQFKLKFPPPSAAEIIKSMLGWDLFDQAHGKAQSIDYYGSGFQRHFIYSLIQLGSRYVGKKPVKKVKDFTPSLTLILFEEPEAFLHPPQQEVLARNLMSVSEADHWQVVCACHSAHFVSKNAADIPAIVRLRRSDGKVVKFQIEESEWKTIVDANQVIIAIAKKYPKMEKRLHDDDAKPEMEAVKHFLWLNPDRSSLFFANHVLLVEGPTEVALINRLVGDGKIKKADCGLYVLDCIGKYNIHRFMNLLSHLGVPHAVLHDDDNDKEEHKEINQLIEDSKHPTFTLNIKRIPGKLEAMLEIPAAGSDHRKPQHVLYLYETGKINAAKINAFCELVESCLPSKTVSKLLGTGSPVVAI, from the coding sequence ATGAAGCTAAAGAGTGTGAAGATCCACAATTTCCGCGGGATTATTGAGCAGGAGATAGTGCTTAAAAACTATACCCTGCTAGTTGGCCCGAATAACGCAGGCAAGAGTTGCGTCATCGATGCTATACGAGCCTTCTACGAGAAGGATGGTTTCAAGTACAAGAAAGAGCATGACTTTCCACACCTTGGTAGCACCGATGAGGAATCGTGGATTGAACTTACGTTTTCTCTCAACAAAGAAGAGCATGATTCTCTTCCCGACCACTACAAGATCGCACAGCAAGAACTTACCGTTCGAAAGTATTTCCAGACTGAAAGTAAGACGCATGACGGCAAGCCATCTGCAGGATCTATCTTTGCCTACAAGACGGATGGGTCCCTGTCCAACGAGCCATTCTTCGGTGCGAAGAATGTGCAAAGTGGCAAATTCGGAGATCTAGTATATATACCCGCGATTAGCAAAGTTGATGAGCACGCCAAGCTCAGTGGCCCCTCTGCGTTGCGGGACCTACTTACCGACATCATGAGTGACGTCGTGGAGGCTGGTAAAGCCTATGTCGACTTCACCTCGAACGTGCAAACATTCGCCGACTCAATCAGAGACGAAAAAACAGCGGACGACCGTTCCCTGTCGGGTTTCGAGACTGAACTGAACGCCCTTCTTGAGCCTTGGGAAACGCAGTTCAAGCTCAAATTTCCTCCGCCTTCCGCCGCGGAAATCATAAAGTCAATGCTCGGATGGGACTTGTTTGACCAAGCCCACGGGAAGGCACAAAGCATTGACTACTACGGCTCGGGATTCCAGCGACACTTCATCTACTCTTTGATTCAGCTCGGTTCACGCTATGTCGGCAAAAAACCGGTGAAGAAAGTCAAAGATTTCACGCCTTCCTTAACGCTTATCCTTTTCGAGGAACCAGAAGCATTTCTTCACCCACCTCAACAGGAGGTGCTCGCACGAAATCTGATGTCCGTTTCCGAAGCCGACCATTGGCAGGTTGTGTGTGCATGCCATTCCGCTCACTTTGTGAGTAAGAACGCTGCCGACATTCCAGCCATCGTGCGCCTGCGCCGTTCCGATGGAAAGGTTGTCAAATTCCAGATCGAGGAAAGCGAGTGGAAGACCATAGTGGACGCTAATCAAGTGATCATAGCAATCGCGAAAAAGTATCCGAAGATGGAAAAGCGCCTCCACGACGACGATGCAAAGCCCGAGATGGAAGCGGTGAAGCACTTCCTCTGGTTGAATCCCGACCGTTCGAGCTTGTTCTTTGCAAACCACGTGCTCTTGGTAGAAGGACCGACAGAGGTAGCGCTGATCAACAGGCTCGTAGGTGATGGAAAGATCAAGAAGGCCGACTGCGGGCTTTATGTTCTCGACTGCATCGGTAAGTACAACATCCACAGGTTCATGAATCTCTTGAGTCACCTTGGAGTGCCTCATGCGGTGCTTCATGATGACGACAATGACAAGGAAGAGCATAAGGAAATTAATCAGTTGATCGAAGACTCAAAGCACCCGACTTTTACGCTGAACATTAAGCGTATCCCGGGGAAATTGGAGGCGATGTTAGAGATTCCTGCCGCTGGGTCCGACCACCGAAAACCACAACACGTTCTCTATCTCTACGAAACAGGAAAAATAAATGCCGCCAAGATCAATGCTTTTTGTGAACTTGTAGAGTCGTGCTTGCCGTCTAAAACCGTATCCAAGTTGCTCGGAACGGGATCGCCGGTGGTAGCCATATGA